Genomic segment of Chionomys nivalis chromosome 17, mChiNiv1.1, whole genome shotgun sequence:
TCCTCCTCATCCCCTTTCTGTGACGTTCCTACAGTGAAGCTTATTTGGTCTTCAAGATAATGAGTTTCATGATTACTATTAGAGATGATGTTTGCCAGGTGGTTTTTGTGTAGACTctctttaatactttttttttttgggggggggtgatttttcaaaacaaggtttctctgtgtggccctggccgaactggaacttgctttgtagtccaggctggcaaaaaattcagagatccttctgcctttgcctcctgagtgctaggattaaaggtgtgcaccaccacgcctggctcaaGAAtccctttaatattttaatgaaaaatttcccCCATTCATGGTCTGCTCAGAGCAAATTCCTTAAAAAGCATGGATTTTTGGCAGAGTGGATGGTTTTCCTGAAGCTTCGGCAGAGTTGATggtgtctttttcttcatttgtctAGAAATGTGGTGATGAGTAGTAATGCTTTTTCTAATGGTCATTCAATGTTGAAGCTCTAAGATGAGCTGCATTTAAACTGTAATGTAAGTCTCATCTCTTGTAGCTATTTCTGGACTTCCTTCCtgaaggggtgggggggggagctcAAAAGACCAAAAAGCTTGAGAAACTCACAAGGCTCAGGAAGCCCATGGATTCTAGAAGATTCACAAGGTTCCTCCCCAAGGCTGCATAAGCACAAGCTAAAGGACAGGAGACCCTCTTCATCTGAGAGTTGGGCCGAGAGTTCATGGGAGGCAGCGGCTTTTGTGAGATTCTTGGTGATGTGTGATCTGACTCTTTGAGTCACACATGTTTTTGTCAGTAATCCCAATACATTAATTGGTTTACTACCTAGAGTTGGGTGGAATAATTTCTTTGATCTCTTGTTCCTGTCCTCTCTGAGATGAACAGATGTTTGTTCACATTTTCCTACAAAGTCATAAAATATCCGTTAATACAGTAGAGAATAGAAtcacttatttttttcccctaggaCCCTTGCAACTATGTTTATGAAGAGATTATTTTGGAATTGTCAAGCTTGGTCTCAGTGTCAGGTAAACATCATTTCCAAAGTTCAGTTGTCCCTTTTctgctgtgtttgtgtgagttAGTTTCCCATCATTTTCTACTGTGTTTATGTGAGTTAGTTTCCCATCATTATAAGAGAATACCAGGACCAGGAGGTTCAGTTAGTTGTTTTGAAGGCTTTCGTTGATGATTGATTAGCTTTGTTTATTTCGGCCCATGGTGAGACAGCAGACTATTGTCAGAGTGTGTGGTAGAAAATAAAGCCTTCTTATTTTGTCACCAGAAATTAGAGAGGTTAAGGAAGAGAACAGGGTCTCACAAGTCCATTGAAAGCCATGACCCCAATAACTTCAAGAGTTCCCAATGGGCTCAATGGCTTCATCATCTTTCTATGGCAGTACTGTGGGGACTATGCCTGCCTTAGTTTATCTTGAGTTTCTGGGATCAAATACCTGCCACCAGTAGCTTAagggattgatggaggaaggtcattggttaattaataaagaaactgcttggcctgataggttagaacataggtgggtggagtaaacagaacagaatcctgggaggaagaggaagtgagctcagacgccatgctgctcctctccagggcagatgcgatgaagtcagccaccaggtcagacacgttgaatctttcccggtaagactgatgctatacagattactaaatatggcttaggcaagatgtgagaattagccattaagaggctagaactaatggaccaagcagtgtttaaaagaatacagtttccgtgtaattattttgggacataagctagccaggcatccgggagccaggtggcaggaatgcagcccgcagctccatcaACAAGGGATGATGATCTCATAGTTTCATAGGTATTCTAGTTCATCAAAGTGGAAGAAACTATCGTGACAGGAGTGACTCCATCCGTGGCATTGGAAGCAAGGGACAACAGTTGCTCACATGTTacagatcaggaagcagagtaCAAGATCTAAACCAGGGCTGCATATCACCTTTACCTCACTGTGGAAAAGTTCCAGGGCCTTTCAAACAGTACCacaagctggggaccaagtggtcAAAGCAGGATCCCATGGGGGAACATCCAAGATagaaactacagcaaaacctttAACTTATGAGCCTTTATGGTCATCTAAGATACTAACTATAGCAATGGTCAAAATCAGactttttattgattgttttgtAATGTTACAATTACATAGCTATCTCTACACTTATAGGAATATTTAATCTACAGATTTAAAGTTGTACTTATAGATCAGTCAtatttcccatttcctctccaaTCATGTAAAACcttaagaggaaagggaagggagcagagataTCTGTGACTCTCTGATCAAGGTTGTAGTACCTGGGTAATCAAAGCAGCCAGGAAAACAAATGTACCCACACACTGTCTCTCTGTTGTCCATCCTGCCAGCAACTCTCCTTACAAAGGAAGACACTGTCCAAGGAAGGCAAGGAAGCTCATTGGTACAACACATGGCCAGGATGGCGATAGAAATAGAGGCAGGCATGGTAGCTCGTGCATGTAATTTCACTACTTGAGAAGCTGGGGCAAGAGGATGAAAACAATTGTGCAAATGTGTTAAAGGAGCCCTGCTCTGTTGTTGAATGACACTAAGTTCCTCAAAGACTCCCTGACTCTGCGGCCTTTTGTGACACAGATAGAACTCCCAGGTTATGATCAAACTAGTGGACAAGCTGGTGTTTTCAGGCTTTAACTCTAGTTCGAGTCTCCCTCTCCTAAACACTAATCTAGAATTTCATGCATCCTCTTGCTGGTTTTGGCAAGTAATAAAATTCCACTGATTAATCACCCCTTGTTTCCCCCTATAAACTTAAAGAATTTGTGGGCCGCCATGCAGGAATGGTACTCTGCGTACCTCACACAACATTTCCCCAGCCCACTGCCTCCACACTTTGACTTGCAAACTATTCTCTTCCCTATTCAAAAGCTCTccaaatcattttgtttttttttacgcTAATTGCTTTATCTTGAGAATGATGCTTGACTCCTCTTAGTTAGCGACATAACCCCTATTGCATTGCATTTGCCCCTCTAATCACAAAAACACGTTACCAAGAGAAATCAAAGAAGctcagtatatgctggaatcaACTTAAGTCATGAGCCTTAGACATCAGGAAAAATGACTTCAAGGTCTGAGTCTGGTGCCAAGGACAACATGAATGTCCTTCTGTGGAGCCCTCCAGCATTGAGCAGTAAGGCTGGAAAAGGGATAAGCTTCTATTTTCAGTAGGTTGAATGCCTCCAGGAAATTCAGGCTAGAAAGACTCTGCCTGAGCCAGGATGCCTCTCCCAAGGGCTCTCCCCATGGCCCCCTTCATTTCCTTGTTGCGGAAGCTGTAGATGATGGGGTTGCACATGGGGGTGATGATGGtataaaggagggagaaaggcttGTCTTTGTCAGGCCCATGCGTACTGCGGGGGTTCATGTAAGAGAACATGGCTGAGGTGTAGAAAAAGATGACCACAGTCAGGTGGGAGGCACAAGTGGAGAATGTCTTCCCTTTACCTGAGGAAGAGGATCTGCTGAGGATGGAGGCCAGGATGCAGGCGTAGGAGGTGACAATGAGCACCATGGGGCTGAGCAGCACCACAACGGCATCGAGAAAgatgaccttcaggctgaacttAGGGTCCCCACAGGAGAGAGTAATCACTATGGGGGCCTCACAGAAGAAGTTTTCTATGTGGTTTTCTCTGCAGAATGGACCTCGAAAAGTCATATAATCGAGAAGGATGCCATTGATCATCCCAAAGATCCAGGAAGTCAGCACCAGCCTAACACACATCTGCCGACTTATGATCTGGGCATAGTTCAGTGGGTGACAGATTGCAACATAACGATCATAGGCCATAAAAGCCAAAAGGATGCACTCAGCCACACCCACACCAAAGACCAGATACATCTGAGTCAAACAGGAGGCAAAAGAGACCGTGTGGTTTTTGGTCACCAGATGAACCAACATCTgtgggatggtggtggtgatgaagcAGATGTCCAGGAAAGACAGGTGTccaaggaagaagtacatggggctGTTGAGTCTGGGGTCATTCCAGGTGATGAAGATAATGAGGCCATTCATGGCCATGGCGAGGCTGTAGAGAGCCAGGAAGAGGATGAAGAGCAATGCCCGTGTGGAAGGCGGACTCTGCTCAAAGCCCACGAGGATGAACTCTGAGACTGTGCTGCTGTTCTGTAGGACCATCCCTTGGAGTCTGTTTGGAGAGGGAAGGGCAGGTGAGTGAACAGTGTATAAAAGTgatcttctggggctggagagatggctcagtggttaagagcactgattgctctcccaagggtcctgagttcacttcccagcaaccacatggtggttcatagccatctgtaatgagatctggtgccctcttctgacctgcaagcatacatacagacagaacactgtatacataataataaataaataaagataaatcttaaaagagtgatctgctttgattttctgttgctgtgaaaaagtACTGACTAAAAGCAACTGAAGAAGAAAGGGTTATTTTGGCTATAGGTTATATGTAGCCCATCATTAAGGGAAACCAAGACAGGAATTCAAGGTAGACAAGAGCTGAAATAGAGACCCCGGAAGAACATTGCTTACTGCTTTTCTATCCTTGGCTTTGTGCCTTTGTTCGACTACCTTCTTTATACAGTCCAAGTGCTCCCAAACATGGTACTgtccatgggctgggccctcctacatcaagtaATAGTTAGGACAACGCCCCCACAGGTTTGCCCACAGGACAAGCTGATGgaagcaattcctcaactgagactccttctTCCCAG
This window contains:
- the LOC130888408 gene encoding olfactory receptor 10AD1-like; translation: MVLQNSSTVSEFILVGFEQSPPSTRALLFILFLALYSLAMAMNGLIIFITWNDPRLNSPMYFFLGHLSFLDICFITTTIPQMLVHLVTKNHTVSFASCLTQMYLVFGVGVAECILLAFMAYDRYVAICHPLNYAQIISRQMCVRLVLTSWIFGMINGILLDYMTFRGPFCRENHIENFFCEAPIVITLSCGDPKFSLKVIFLDAVVVLLSPMVLIVTSYACILASILSRSSSSGKGKTFSTCASHLTVVIFFYTSAMFSYMNPRSTHGPDKDKPFSLLYTIITPMCNPIIYSFRNKEMKGAMGRALGRGILAQAESF